The DNA region acaaaaaagagttggatgtgaatgtaaaacttttaaatgcgacaaacccgacaagtcttttttgctactttgagaaatagtagggcgtggagcaacaggtgtagcatgttcttccaaattagaataatgactaaaaacttttctaaactcggcatcaatagcaaggtcggcttcagctaaagatggttcaactccctcttcaatttctaaaaatgtataaatttgattaaccaatgttttagtataagacacttttaaacaaggatttaaaagagaacccaatataaataaagctgggatgggaaaaaatacttcttaaattttgttgtcatatcaaaaatagccacttgataaccgtgtttatatttatactcttgtaaaactctagctatttccgctgaataggctaaaatttcggttaccgtgcgatagaattgtttagaaaaagcaagagttgcattataaaaactttctaagagttcaacacattccttaacatcttcccaatgcgtaaaatttaaccaatcatcattattaatattatatttgttgtgaacttattGTATGAGAAttctatactcatatgcttgttgtagcataatgtaagtgtagttccatctagtctcaatttctacttgaatttttctagtTCTAAGGTTATTTCCACAcaacaattcttaaaatctctcagtcttcccctattagcattacaaaaaaaaaaacgcaaccgcctctctaactttttgaatagaatcgtcaaaacacacaagaccatctttaacaattaagtttaaaatgtgacaactacatctcacgtgaaaaatattttttagtggagggtttaattctctttttgaaagaccaatcgcctttgtattattagaagcattatctaaagtaatacaaagtgtttttctataaatgttaaaaaatttcatcgtgacgacctttcccttcatcatataaaaaagctataattcttttttgcataacccaattatcatcaacctAATGACATGTAAtggcaaaaaaatctaacttgttaagactaagactcaAATCAGCGGTaaaagaaacattacaatttaaagtattaaatacatggcgcaaataaaatctatattttttatataaatctataacatccgctctacaagtacttctaggaataccctcaaataacagattataacaacgttgaatgtaagtaacaaacctcaaacacgaaggaaagaaaaatggtaaacaatcataagctatcattttagctatttctacacgctcttttttcttgtcatacttaaaaattttaccggttcgtgggtgtatcgtcatttgaatacccccacatttgaacacgtttgctctccccaaacatccatatgtttctttctcatatgaccatttagtgtacacattccaccatccttactagttccttgcctaaaagcaaatacttgtctacatagggtacatttagctgtttggctttccttatccttagtcataaatttccaaattttagcggttggcttacgagttttAGGCAGTttatcttgtgtatgtgattgtgcaggacttgtatctcctatgggattttcgggggcttgtgtttcatcatcatcatcatcatcaatttcattaaaagtgtcggtataatgttgttgcattgcctcatgatctaaacgtggattatttccaccaacatcattacctaaattaggtgtttcttccacaaatatttcctcattaaacccacccctGACAATatcactactaccggcaccacgtctaaatctcttcgtcATTATTAAATAGatttaatttaaatcacacttaaataaatcacaagaaaataaattgcaacaaattaaattttcagaattaaattgcgtaaattaaattgcgaaaaataaagatagagttggaacgaaggtaccaaattgccggactaatttccaacaaagtgaaggcggctagaattgcaaatccaccagagctacttcggattgttgcaaaatcaccaactccgctaacaatattataattgcaaaattaataattgaaattataataagactttataatatttaattgagagaaatttaaagtggctaagtgttgcaaagtaactataattgagagaaagagaagagtgaattggtgtggattaaaatgaaaatagagaggggtttatataggggtgggagaTGGTTAAAgtactaaaaaataaaaatgggtGGTTGGGGGTGCCAAAATGTGGGTTTGGGACTGTTTGGCAACGGCTATTTTTTCAAATAAACCATTGGCCAACGGTCCAACAAAGCAGCCCAACGgctacattttaaaaaaaaaaaaaaaatcgagcggttttaccggtttaaccggttccggttccaaaaaaatcaaaatcggACCGGTATTTAATAAACGGTGAACCGGTTTCGATTTtaccgaaccggttgacgggtttacatCCAGTTGGAGCATAAAATGCAAAAACAAACCCAGAGCGATACGTTTTTAGTAGAGGTATCAAATTTGGCCCAAAAGGTGATGGTCTGCCCAACCCAcccaaaattttatgggttgggTTTAAGATATTTTCATATTCGGCTGATTTTAGTCTAATCCAGCATAACTCATTTTGAAGTGatctccaacaacaacaataacaacatacccagtgaaatcccacaatgtgaggtctggggagggtaaagtgtacgcagaccatacccctatctcggaagacaaggaggctgtttccgaaagaccctcggctcaagagaaatcacaacgagaaaggttagataagcacaagcaattcaaagcagaatgcaaatgaaactaaagaaagcgaataagtcaaaataaagcagtctgaaaaaagggaacagtagctaccacagataaataagataatcgaagtacaagaaaccacatctagtagcaagaaacaaagggcaatagactatagatcgaaacaacgactacctactagccttctaccctaatctgagtcctccaaaacctcctatctagggtcatgtcctcggtaagctgaacctgcgccatgtcctgtctcagcacctctccccaatactttttcggcctaccccgacctcttctgaaaccatccatagctaacctctcacacctccgcactggagcgtCTGTGcttctcctcctcacatgcccaaaccatctcagtctcgcttccctcatcttgtcctccattgatgctactccaaccttatcGCGGATATCtttattcctaatcctatctcgcctggtgtgcccacacatccatcgcagcattctcatttccgcaactttcatcttttggacatgagagctcttgactgcccaacactctgctcgtacaacaaggtcggtctcacaaccactttgtagaacctgcctttaagttttagtggcaccttcttatcacacagcactcctgaagcaagcctccatttaatccaccctgcaccaatacgatgtgagacatcatcatcaatatcctcattttcttgtataatagacccgagatatttgaaacttcttttctttgggatgacctgggtaccaagtcTCACTTCCACACCAGActcatgtgtcacgtcactgaacttgcattccatgtactctgtctgggtcctactcaacttgaaccctttagactccagagtctgtctccaaacctccagcttagcgttcactccgctgcgtgtctcgtcgatcaagactatgtcatccgcaaataacatacaccatggcacctcaccttgaattcgtcgcgtcagacaatccatcactagagcaaataaaaatgggTTAAGAGCTGATCGttggtgcaaccccatctccactgggaagtactccgagtctcctcccactgtccttaccctggtcttggctccctcatacatgtccttgatcgccctagtgtacgctacaggtacacctttggcctccaagcatctccataaaacctctcttgacactttgtcgtaagccttttctaggtcgatgaaaactATGTCCAGGTCCTTCTTCCTCTctctatactgctccaccagtctcctcataagatggatggcttctgtagtcgagcgccccggcatgaatccgaactggttctctgaaatgggcacgcctcttctcaccctcatctccaccaccctttcccacaccttAATAGTGTGAGTTATCAGCTTgatctatagttgttgcaactttgaatataacctttgttcttatacaaagggaccatcatactccacctccattcctcaggcatcttcgccgtcttaaaaataacattaaacaatccagtcaaccactccaaacctgccctgcccgcactcttccaaaactccccagggatctcgtcaaGACCGGTAGCTCTTCCCCTGTGCATCctgcgaacaacacccttaacctcctccaccTTTATACTCCTTCAATACCCAAAGTCGCGAcgcctctcagagtactccaaatctcccaacacaatgtctctctcaccttcctcgttcaagagtttatggaagtatgactgtcatctccgtctaatgagagtttcctctaccaatactttgtcaTCCTTGTCCTTGACGCACTTTACTCGATCCAAGtcccgtgcctttctctccctcaccttggctagcctgaacaacttcttatcccccccccccccccccccccgcctttgtcctctagttctgcatataaACGTTCGAAAGCTGCCATTTTTGCTGCCGAAACTGTCAACTTTGCTTCCTTTCTCGCAACTTAGCCCAATATTAAtccatttttaagatttacttaaatttgagTTTGttgcttgaatttttttttttttttttttatgtatacacttttcttgtatcatttatcttataagtttgtagtatgtttaatatgaaggaaaatatttttcacgaaaaatgtttttctcaaaaatatttaccgcgaaaaatgttttcctcaaaaatatttttctaaaaaataaacacttcaaaaaaaattgaatcaaGTTGGACGGATCatgacccaacccatttttagcccatttcagcccaaatAACTTTTAGACCAATATTAACCCAACTCATTTACCACCTCAGTCCATTTTATTGGACCAATTTCAgtccaacccgcccatttaacaCCTCCAGTTTTTAGCATGACAAACCAGCAAACCATCTTCACATCACTGTATTAAATTGCAACAAACGGAAAGTGACAGAAACGCATCAATTGCAACGAACGGAGAGTGATGTAAATTCACCATACGCAATGATGCAACGAAAGAATCAAAGCCGTAAACGATATTTATATCATATGATACATTTTTACAAAGTGAATCGACTACATCGATGATTCCACTCAACAACTAatttttccttctcttttttACAAAATCTCTTCGATTACCCCCACACTTAATTACATGGGGTTTAACTAGGGACCCACCTCATTTTAAGAAAACCATTAAATTACTCCTAATTAGACTCTAATTACTTTGTTAATAACGACTCCCATGTACTTACGACAAAAGACACTATATTACAATTTACTTACATAGACCCCTTTGGACATTATTTACACAAGGCAAAAGGATCTTTTCCTCAGTTTCTCGGTCTGACCAAAATGTTCATCAAAAGTTGATTTGACTCGTTGGTGTTTCCTCTATGTACTGTTTTCTCTTAAGCCAATGCAGGGATACTGCAATTACAACGATCCCTGTCAAGGCAATCGAAACCCTCGATTCTCACAGCCGGATTGTGGCCAAAATTCGCCCTGCTCACACATCCACCCTTTCTGGTGGATGATGACGGGGACGAAGCCAATCCGAAGGGAATTGGTATTGCCCGTGGCGATACTGGGGTGACCTTTTCGTCTCCGAAATGGGCATCTTGAATCAATGGGTTAGATACTCTGCTCGGCGGTGACCCGCAAAAAAATGGGGGCGACGAGGCTACTTGCGCAGCTGATTGATCAACACTACCACCACCCTGGAAAATATTTTCAATACCAACAATCAGCAAGTAAATCTAGAGAGATGCTTTTGAAGGGGACTATTCATATAtaggctaaaaaaaaaaactaaaaaaaacttaattttaaCCTACGTGGCTCAGATTCTTCAAAATTGTTGCTGCACTCATATCAAATTCTCAAAAATGCATAGCTTTTTAAGGATCTGACGGTGAGAGGAGCCCGAGACCAAAGTACGGTTCGACCGAACCCAGCAACTTTGGTCCAATATTTATCTTAAAAAATACgcttaatatgtataaattactgatttagaacccagtaacttaAAAAACTAAAATCCTGAAACAATAAACTTAGATCCTGGCTCCGCCTTTGGATTCGACACAAGCCGATGATATTTTTTATCAATTTGAGCAACATATATTTTAACATATATAAGTAGACTAACATCGACAAGATGGACCAAAAATAGAAAGAAAGTTATTCAATAATGACATGTTAATTGTTTCTAAGCCACTCGATGAAGGCATAACATGAAATTCCCATTCTACAACTAGCACCGACAAGAACATGGTGCCCACACAGTTGGACATATGCCTTTTTCAATAGGTCCACAAATGCGctcctttattttatttaattaatttttgttTATAACAAATAAATAGATTCCACATACCCCTACGAGGATTATTATATAACAAAAAATAAGAATTAAGTAATAAACAAAATGATAAACTTACCTTTGTGAGGATGATATCAAATAAATCAGCTCCAGCTCTTGAATCACAAAGATCTTGCTGATGGCTGAAATAAGAAATTAGTCAAAATTACCATAATTCACAAGACTTAAGAACTAAAAGTGAACAGTTATAGAACGAGATATTTATCAACAACACGCCTAAAATATCACTTTTTTCACGAATTTTACACCTTAATTGTAAGTTGTTCCTTCTTCCAACTTAAACTATCCccatttatatattaaaatacaCCTTAACTATCCGTTATTTCCTTTTCCTATCTAATGTATCGTCATAGTTTAGTTAGGAAAAAGAAAACATATGATAGTTGTAGTGTGTCTTAAtatatagatggtgatagttcatgtGTGAAAAGGAAACATATGATAGTTAGGACGTGAAACACGCAAAAAGTGATGGTTCATATGTGAAAAGAAAACATATGATAGTTAGGGTGTGaaacacggaaaaaaaaaaaaaaaaaaacatcatatAGTTAGGGCAACACCCGGAAAAAAGAAAACATCAGATAGTTAGGGAGTCAAACACGCCAAAAAGTAACAGTCAAGAAAAGAAAACATCTGATTGATAGGGCGTGAAGCATGTGAAAAAGTGATAATTCAAGAGGGGAAACAGCTAATAGTTGGGACATGAAAGACGCGAAAAGCAAAAAAAATACAGTTCAGATGTGTTTTTAACAAGGTGAGGGAATTTCACCTGACATGCCATCGGAGAGATCTCATAGGGCTAATACGCCTTGGCTTTGGGCAAACGACGCCGTCTTTCTTATCGGAATATGAACGCATCATCTCTTCACAAGCCGCAAAATTACTTTGTTGAATACCACAGTGACTCATTTTTTATagataaaataaaacttatataaACAACGCCTGCACCAAGGTAAatgaagattaaaaaaaaaaattagtttaaagaaaggaaagaaaaaaataaaaataaaatttctaGATAGACTTCACAGATCTAAAAGATAAACAGTGACGTCAGGAAATGAAAGGAAAAAATATTATTTCCTTTGAAATTATTAAGGGGAATTTTATAGATCCGGTCgaagcaaaaataaaaaataaagaaaaaccgTAAGGTGGAGATTAGCCGGCGAAGATTTTGACTTTTCCATTAAGAAAACCAGGAAAAAAAGGCATCGTGGATCTAAGAATCATACATGTAAATAAATACATACAAACACGCAGATCAGGGAAAAAACGCATTAATTTCCAgcttcatatgaatttttttttttattagccaCGGGTGTCCGAGTCCAGCTTCATATGAATTTATTAAAGAAGCATAAATATTTGTCAAAAAACTTAATACTCGAAAATTCAGGTTTCTAAagaaatctgtttttttttttaaactcatcCGTCGAAACTACTGAGAAATCACCGGCAAACAACAAAATTTAGGGAAACGTGGATCTAAAATATAACATTCAAATCCAGTAAAAGTCTTATTCAACGACAAAAACGTTTAGATTTCCAGCTTAATAAGACTTTTACTGGACACCAACACTACACCTAAAAATTGCATCTATATATTGAGAGTCGAACTTTATGGAAAccattttatcaaaaaaaaaaaaaaaaaaaatagtttcttttACAGATCTTAGACATAATTTAATAGCGCAAAATCGAGCTTTATGGAAACGATGAAAAACAAAGCATATCGCAGAACTAATAGTAATTGCTGTGTTATATTCCATCATAATATAAATCATACATAGACATGAAGTAATTTTTCCAAGACAAAAAAGGAGTAAACTCGCAAACTCATAAGAGAAAGCTAATAATTAAACAgcaataagagagagagagagatgtttACCTGAAGGAGGTGTGTAGGAAAAGAGTATTGGTTAGTTTTTGAATTAAGGAAGAGAAGAAATAAAGGGGGAAAATATATTAGAGAGAGAGAAACGGTCAGTTTAAGACAACAGGAAAGAAGGTTATCAAAGACCTGGTTCAATGACTTTTATACagaggagagagagaaaaatatcaaataaaaaacTCCAtactatattataatttttttatttatttttataaaagcTCTGGTTTTATACAGAGGAGAGAGGAAAATATCAATtcaaatactccctccattttaatTTATATAGACTTATTTGACTGAACACGACATTTAATAAAGAGGAAAaaattttgaaacttgtgattcaaaataagccttaaaaatttgtgtgactgtaaatcgtTCATagaatttatttccaaattaggaaagaggtcattcattttggcacggactaaaaaaaaaatagattcaaacaaattgaaatagaggagtactatattacaattttatttttatactaCTTCCTTTTAGTTTCAGTTTAAGGGCCCGTTTCtcttagcttaaaaaaagcaaTTTATAATccgaaaatagcttataagtcaaaaaaaagtttggctaccccaacttatttttttagcttattttaaacacaaaatagcttataagatggccagctaaacactcaaaaaaactgaaaataacttacaagttattttcagcaacttataagtcaatccaaacgggctctaagtgtaGTTTGATTGGGGACGGAGTTTAAAAATTTTTATTAAGCTTTTGAATTATatggtcttaaattaaaaatgtgtgttGTTTTTTGTAGTTTTAAAATTGCCTGTGGAAAACTTACTACTCCCTCCGAATAAAAAAGAATGTCCACTTAGAATTTGCATACtacttaagaaaatactaactcctagagaaaaatagataatttgactaaagtGCCCTAATGATATAGGTATTAAATTTGATTACTTAACACTTAATAATGATAAATTTGGAAGAATAAGGCTATTATTTATTGATTTGGTTAGTGAAAACTTGTTTTgaacaaaaaagaaaaggataAGCGAATCTCTTTTTAATCGAGAAGAAGTAAATAGAAAGAGACTATTTCTCGGAGACATGCTAAAAAGGAGAAGACAAGGATGAATGGagtatttaaaattatatattttttttatagtttTATGAGTTTTATACTGAGGAGAAAGGAAAACATTAATTCAAATAAATGAAGTATGTATTTTTTTATAATACGTATATTAATTAATGTATAGTCTTATTGAACTTGAAGAATGATTTAGAAATGGATAATTAATGTAagagtaaaacaagaaaaagaaaattatctTTTCTTAATATGTTAAAGtaaatgaataaaaataaaaatttaattttagtataatggataaataaaaatgaacggaggaagtataatttttttatagTTATAAAAGGTAGGAGAAGGAAAGGGAAAGAAAATCCGTGCACGGAGAGACAAGATATGCAAATTGCGatgttttaaaaaagaaaagaaaaatataaagtgAAATTATTGTTTTTTTAAGTGTATCACGCTGGCGGTGCCAGCCGCGAGATATCTCCTCGATATTCCCACCCACATCGAACCATTTTCTCATTTTTTCTGCTTTTCAAATTTACTTTTTCAGTTTTAATTCATGTAGttaattttagaaaaaaaatcTATAATCTTAAATATGTCACTATTACTTTGTGATCATAAAAATAGGTAATTAAAAGTAAAATAGGAAATTTGAAGCTATTaattctaaatataaaaaataaatcattTAGAATTTCTAACAAAAATTATATCACATGAAACAAAACCGAGATTCCATATGCTACTTAAAAGACCATGGCAATACGAGTAGGGTTCTACCTGCGTAATGAGAATACCGCTTTATTTTTAACGGAAATGCTTATTGCCATTAGAAAATTTCGATTGGCTAAAGAGAGAAGATGTTTGTTGGCATACCATTTATGGACGCGTGAAAAACCAATATGAATATTAtaatgacaacaaaaaaaaatattacgtTTTAATTCAAATATGAATTTACTTGTGTTCTTTGTAAATTGTCTTTTCTTTAAAGTCCTATTTAAGAAAAATAAGTATTTGATAGCCTTAATGATATGAATATTTATTTAAAATGCTTTTTATTTCCTTATCAAATATCTCACTTAATTGTGTTTTCACCAAATGCTTCACTTAATTAACTCTTTATTAATTGAGGTAGGGGGTGAATTTAAACAAAATAATAAATGCTTCTTGTTTTCGAAAAAAGTGAAGAAGATTTAATTTATCAAAGTAATTAATACTCCCTCGGTTACCATTTACTTTTCCATTAATCAAACCAATAGAGTTTATTCATTTTTCCAatgtcttattattattatcaagtaactttttttcaattaattgaattgtaATAGTCAAATTTAAACTTTTTGCATATAGTTAATAAAAatagtttaataaaataaatttaattacATTATTAAGAAACATACAAAACAAATTGGACAAATAAAATGGGATTTTTCCTGTTTGTATTAAGTATTAACAATTTCTTAGGTGTTATTGATTAAATTAATTTCTGTTGCCTACCTAAATGAACGGTCGGCCTTCAACGAAGGGGTGAGAAACATTGACACGTGGCAGCACATGATTATCAGTACCAAGCTTCCATATTAGTTAGAGGGTTATTGTTAAACTGTTGGAAGTTGGAACTGAAGTTAGGGGATTGGACATACGACCTCGTTATCTAAAAATTATTCCTTTGATATTTACAAATTGGTTCAGAATGAGTGAGTATTTACATGATCAATaagaaattaattttattttttcaaatttacctATTTACTCAAAGCAATAAATAAGCAAGAGTTTTATTAATGAAGAATAGTTTTGTCAAAATACTTAATAAAAAATTAGGAGTTTAGTGTTTTCTTAACGAGTATAAAAAAGACTTAAGGGATCGTTTGGTTCAAAGACAAGTTATACATGGATTAGTAATACAAGATTAGTGGCATAAGATTATTTTTGGTTGGGTGTTTGGTTCATTATACTAAAATTGGACACAAAAGATACCATTtgaatatttattatttttaaaactaaataACACTTCATTTCAATTATATCCTTGAATGCTGACCTTTATAGGTTTCTTGGGACAAAATAAGGCCAATTTTGTCATTTTAACTTTTTATTCATGTATAAACTATCCATAGATAAGTTATACCATGGTGGTGGTGGTATATAAGATAATAAACCATTTGGTATACTAAATAATCCATATATTAGTTATACATGTTTACCCTTAAAAtgaataacaattaaatttgtacgcgATTCAAAGGATATGCGGTTTAATTTAATACGAATAATTATAACGCAATAAATAATAGTGCAAAAGCAAGTAAGAACAATCAAACCACGATAAAAGAATGGTTGGTCCTAAGAAGTAACTGAACGGTTAGCTCGGGTCCTCGGAACGGAGCTCGTGTTACAGTGGCCAATGAATGAACAATTGAAGAATTATTAGAGAGATTGATGAACACTTAGAATCAGATTATATTGCTTCATATGTTTTGTGCGTGTCCCTAGAACCAGCTAAAAACAAAAGGGGTCTcccctttatatagtagaggagtacTAACCCTAGTATAAGTCTAAATAAGGTACAAAATCTTCAGTTACTAACAAGCGAAATCAGCGCCACCATATCCGACTGATAGCGGATATTTCAGGCCCTCGTTCATCATTGTTAACCGCCTTCTCGTCCTATCTCGGTATCCAGTTCCAACCGAATTCAGTGACCCGGGATCAGATGTGCTCGGTCTTACTACGATCCATCGTTTGATCTTGACCCCGATTAGGATTCGTCCGATCCAGTAACGACCATCATAATCTTAAGTTTCTTGACCGGAAATCGAGGATACCCTTGCCCTCGGTTTtgcccgtatacagatagccccctaGCACTGGAGGCCGAAGTATAAGGGCTCAAGTGCTATTGGTCCGATTTCGTTCCTTCCTCTGTAAGCTTCACGCAAGTTGATAAGTCCAAACGTCGCATCAGTCACATCGTTCTGACACTGGACACACGTCAAACTCTAATAGGTTACCTCGACGGTTACTAAATGTGAACCGTCTCAGTTCCACTGTATAAAAGTTTAAAATTTTCACTTCCACCTTTTTACTATTGATCTCAAGCTCTTCCAATTTACCCTCATTTTTCAATCCATTCCCAAAACCTTCAAGTCTTCAGACCTTCATACATTCATTCTCTTTGCCCAGATTTTCTTCGCATCTTCATCTAGTCTTCCCCAGGTCTTCATATCTTCATCTTCCAATCTCCAATCCTTGTTATTTTTTAGAAAAACGGCGAAAACTTCAAAAACTAAACCCCAAGATGCTGCTCCGGCCTCTGGTACCGAAGGAACTTCCTCGGCTACTAAACCGGAACCACCCATGTCGGATTTTATTCCCAGCAACTACTCATCGGATAATGACTTTAAGGTCGAAAACCCTCAACTCAAGGAGATCGGGGTGAAGAAGCGTGGAAATATATCTACACCATTACCTCGGACAAACTTGATAGGGCCCGGGAAGATTGTGATTGGAAAGGGAAAGACATCGTCATTCCCGGCCCCGAGGAGGATATCACGACGTACATGAAAGGGTATCTAAGtgtttatacttaccctttcacatTTGGCCCTCTTGACTCGGTGGTCGTAGAATTTTGTAAGAGGTACGACCTTTGCCTCGGTCAGATCAACCCCTCTTTTAGGAGGATCGTAACACTCCTCCATCACTTTATGGTCAAGGCGAAGCACCCCTTCACTGTTCATCACCTCGTCCTATTGTACAGTCCCCGAGTGTTCCGGGGTAGTCAAGCTCGCCCGACGAGCGAAGAAAGCTCCTTTCTCGTGT from Lycium barbarum isolate Lr01 chromosome 10, ASM1917538v2, whole genome shotgun sequence includes:
- the LOC132613541 gene encoding uncharacterized protein LOC132613541, coding for MSHCGIQQSNFAACEEMMRSYSDKKDGVVCPKPRRISPMRSLRWHVSHQQDLCDSRAGADLFDIILTKGGGSVDQSAAQVASSPPFFCGSPPSRVSNPLIQDAHFGDEKVTPVSPRAIPIPFGLASSPSSSTRKGGCVSRANFGHNPAVRIEGFDCLDRDRCNCSIPALA